The Marinifilum sp. JC120 genome window below encodes:
- a CDS encoding NCS2 family permease — MSSFLDNYFEITKQGSTVSQEIMAGMTTFATMAYIIIVNPKILEAAGIPFGPSMVATIISAAFGTMAMGFYAKRPFAVPPYMGENAFIALTVVKVMGHTWQTALGAIFFGGVLFILFTVTGVRSWLIKAIPKNLKNAFVAGIGLFLAFIGLNTTGIISIGVPGAPVRLGDISSAPILLAISCFFLTTIRMARKVNGALIIGIMLTSAAAILTGVAPMPEKIFSTPPSLEPILFKLDLMGALNWGFISVILTVFILDFLDTMGTLYAVSHRAGLLDENGDLPQIERPLMVDAVTTVFASLLGTTTTGVFVESATGIEAGGRTGLTAVTTALLFLAALFLAPLLTMIPACAYGPSLIVVGMLMLAPCKELELTDISELVPAFLVMTLMSFTYNLGIGMTAGFIAYPLMKLVTGKFSEISVGLWILCALSLLFFLTCPH; from the coding sequence ATGAGTTCTTTTCTGGACAACTACTTTGAGATAACCAAACAAGGCTCCACTGTCAGCCAAGAAATCATGGCCGGAATGACAACATTTGCTACCATGGCCTACATAATCATCGTCAACCCGAAAATTCTCGAAGCCGCGGGCATCCCATTCGGGCCCAGTATGGTTGCCACAATAATAAGTGCGGCCTTCGGCACCATGGCTATGGGTTTCTATGCAAAACGCCCTTTTGCCGTACCCCCATACATGGGTGAAAACGCATTTATCGCTTTAACCGTAGTCAAAGTAATGGGGCATACATGGCAAACCGCACTGGGCGCAATCTTTTTCGGAGGTGTACTTTTTATTCTTTTCACGGTTACCGGGGTTCGCTCATGGCTGATCAAAGCCATTCCAAAAAATTTAAAAAATGCTTTTGTTGCCGGAATCGGCCTTTTTCTGGCTTTCATCGGATTAAATACTACCGGAATCATCTCAATAGGTGTTCCGGGCGCCCCCGTTCGCCTCGGAGACATTAGTAGTGCTCCGATTCTACTGGCTATCAGCTGTTTTTTTCTAACAACAATCCGCATGGCCCGCAAAGTTAACGGTGCATTAATCATCGGTATTATGCTCACCTCTGCCGCAGCAATACTTACAGGCGTTGCCCCCATGCCGGAAAAGATATTCAGTACACCGCCTTCACTTGAACCTATTCTTTTCAAATTAGATCTTATGGGCGCGCTAAACTGGGGCTTCATTTCCGTAATCCTGACAGTCTTTATTCTCGACTTTCTCGATACAATGGGGACCCTTTACGCTGTATCTCACCGGGCCGGTTTGTTGGATGAAAATGGAGATCTGCCACAGATCGAACGACCACTGATGGTCGATGCGGTAACAACCGTTTTTGCTTCCCTGCTGGGAACCACAACCACCGGAGTATTTGTCGAGTCCGCCACCGGAATCGAAGCCGGAGGTCGCACCGGACTTACCGCTGTCACAACGGCGCTGCTTTTTCTTGCTGCCCTGTTCCTCGCCCCCCTGCTGACCATGATTCCGGCTTGCGCTTACGGCCCCAGCCTGATCGTGGTAGGCATGCTCATGCTCGCTCCTTGCAAAGAGTTGGAGCTGACCGATATCAGTGAACTTGTTCCAGCTTTTCTGGTCATGACTCTGATGAGCTTCACCTACAACCTCGGTATCGGCATGACAGCCGGCTTTATTGCCTACCCGCTAATGAAGCTCGTTACCGGAAAATTTTCAGAGATATCTGTAGGACTCTGGATTTTATGTGCGCTTTCCCTACTGTTTTTTCTAACCTGCCCACACTAA
- the mtnP gene encoding S-methyl-5'-thioadenosine phosphorylase, which produces MAVIGIIGGSGLDNPDILKGAKDSEVSNKWGSPSSPIKSGTIAGKEVHIIGRHGREHTIPPTYVNNRANIQALKDLGCDCILATTAVGSLREEIDRGHLVIIDQFIDFTRKRELTFFESFEPHAPAHTPMAEPFDAGLRAKMTEACNELGVTVHEKGTVVTIEGPRFSTRAESHMFRAWAADIINMSTAPEAILANEAGIPYAAVAMSTDYDCWKTDEAPVTWDDILAIFKANAENVTSMLIKTIEKI; this is translated from the coding sequence ATGGCAGTAATCGGCATCATCGGCGGCAGCGGTCTGGACAATCCCGATATTCTGAAAGGCGCAAAGGATTCGGAAGTTTCCAACAAATGGGGTTCCCCCAGCTCGCCTATTAAATCCGGAACTATCGCCGGAAAAGAAGTGCACATCATCGGCCGTCACGGACGCGAGCATACTATACCTCCGACCTACGTGAACAATCGGGCCAATATTCAGGCACTTAAAGATCTTGGCTGTGACTGTATTCTCGCTACCACAGCAGTAGGATCACTGCGGGAAGAGATAGACCGCGGACATTTGGTCATCATCGACCAGTTCATCGATTTCACCCGCAAGCGTGAGCTTACATTTTTCGAAAGCTTTGAACCGCACGCCCCGGCCCACACACCCATGGCTGAACCTTTTGATGCCGGATTGCGTGCAAAGATGACCGAAGCCTGCAATGAACTTGGCGTTACGGTCCATGAAAAAGGGACTGTAGTCACCATCGAAGGGCCGCGTTTTTCCACCCGCGCCGAATCGCACATGTTTCGCGCATGGGCAGCGGACATCATAAACATGTCAACCGCGCCCGAAGCTATCCTCGCCAACGAGGCAGGCATCCCTTACGCCGCTGTAGCCATGTCCACAGACTACGATTGTTGGAAAACCGACGAAGCACCTGTCACATGGGATGATATTCTCGCTATTTTTAAAGCCAATGCCGAGAATGTAACTTCCATGCTGATCAAGACTATTGAAAAGATTTAA
- the rsmA gene encoding 16S rRNA (adenine(1518)-N(6)/adenine(1519)-N(6))-dimethyltransferase RsmA, which translates to MQTRHRAKKSLGQNFLQDANIARKIVDSLRISEADSVIEIGPGQGALTKFILEAGPESLTLIEKDRDLAPALEHEYPEAHVELEDAMKFDWAGLDPEKNWKIVGNLPYNVASKIMWDIAAQCNATCVFMVQHEVAQRITSGPGSKKYGAISVWVQSFCRTDYLFKVPPTVFKPKPKVDSAVIKFFPLPAEEKPSDIAGLAKLVKYCFQYRRKQLGKILKSFISDAVVKWAEEEGLSLKDRPEALSPLQFQSLYKCVKNDFPS; encoded by the coding sequence GTGCAGACCAGACATAGAGCGAAAAAGAGCCTTGGGCAGAATTTTCTGCAAGATGCCAATATAGCGCGTAAAATAGTAGATAGTCTCAGGATTTCTGAGGCTGATTCAGTTATTGAAATCGGTCCCGGACAGGGGGCTTTGACTAAATTCATTCTTGAAGCCGGACCGGAAAGCCTTACTTTAATTGAAAAGGACCGTGATCTTGCGCCAGCTCTGGAGCATGAATATCCTGAAGCACATGTGGAGCTTGAGGATGCCATGAAATTTGATTGGGCCGGGCTTGATCCTGAGAAAAACTGGAAGATTGTGGGTAACCTGCCCTACAATGTGGCCTCGAAAATTATGTGGGACATAGCTGCGCAGTGTAACGCAACCTGTGTTTTTATGGTCCAGCATGAAGTGGCCCAGCGGATAACTTCTGGTCCTGGGTCAAAAAAATATGGAGCGATCAGTGTTTGGGTGCAGAGTTTTTGTCGGACGGATTATCTTTTCAAGGTTCCGCCGACTGTTTTTAAGCCCAAACCTAAAGTTGATTCCGCAGTCATAAAATTTTTTCCACTGCCCGCAGAAGAAAAACCTAGTGATATTGCGGGGCTCGCCAAGCTGGTTAAATACTGTTTTCAGTATAGGCGTAAACAATTAGGTAAGATACTGAAATCATTTATTTCTGATGCAGTTGTGAAATGGGCGGAAGAAGAGGGTTTGTCGCTCAAAGATCGCCCGGAAGCCTTGTCACCACTGCAATTTCAGAGCCTTTATAAATGCGTTAAAAACGATTTTCCCTCTTGA
- a CDS encoding M20 family metallo-hydrolase, producing the protein MPTQLLSKIDDMKDAALDLHAKLVAIPAIGPTNNGTGEKAKADFLTEYLTENGFGEVKSYNAPDDRVECGYRPNLVTKIPGQDSSRTLWIISHMDVVPVGDLSLWETDPFKMVQDGDALYGRGVEDNHQGLVSSVLAVKALMDSGMTPGINVGLIFVADEETGSHYGLEYMVKEHEDMFKKNDLFLVPDSGEPDSSMVEIAEKSSVWFKITVEGKQCHASTPEQGVNSLVAAAAMIMEVPELKFHFDEEDELFSPPYSTFEPTKKEANVENINTIPGKDVFYIDCRVLPSYDLQEVIDQVKGMALYVAEEYGVKITVDIDSKSQAAPPTPVDSEIVEKVVFAVKEVYDVDARPGGIGGGTVAAHLRERGYQTVVWSTLLHQAHQPNEKGSISNTLNDAKVMALLPF; encoded by the coding sequence ATGCCCACTCAGCTTCTTTCAAAAATTGATGATATGAAAGACGCAGCTCTCGACCTCCACGCAAAGCTGGTTGCCATTCCCGCCATCGGTCCCACCAACAACGGTACCGGGGAAAAAGCAAAAGCGGACTTCCTGACCGAATACCTCACAGAGAACGGTTTTGGTGAAGTCAAATCATACAATGCGCCGGATGACAGGGTTGAGTGCGGTTACAGACCTAATCTGGTTACCAAAATCCCCGGTCAGGACAGTTCCAGAACATTGTGGATCATCTCCCATATGGACGTTGTTCCGGTGGGTGATCTCAGCCTCTGGGAAACTGATCCTTTCAAAATGGTACAGGACGGGGATGCCCTCTACGGTCGCGGAGTAGAAGATAATCATCAGGGACTGGTTAGCTCAGTATTGGCTGTCAAAGCCCTGATGGATTCCGGCATGACACCGGGCATCAATGTCGGCCTCATTTTTGTGGCTGACGAAGAAACCGGTTCCCACTATGGACTCGAATACATGGTCAAAGAACATGAGGATATGTTCAAAAAGAACGACCTTTTCCTCGTGCCTGATTCAGGAGAGCCTGATTCATCCATGGTTGAAATTGCGGAAAAGTCTTCAGTCTGGTTCAAGATCACCGTGGAAGGCAAACAGTGTCACGCATCCACTCCTGAACAAGGCGTAAACTCCCTTGTTGCTGCCGCAGCCATGATCATGGAAGTTCCGGAACTGAAGTTTCATTTTGACGAAGAAGACGAACTTTTCTCTCCCCCTTATTCCACTTTCGAACCGACCAAGAAAGAAGCCAACGTAGAAAACATCAACACAATTCCGGGCAAGGATGTCTTCTACATCGACTGCCGAGTACTGCCCAGTTACGACCTTCAGGAAGTAATTGATCAGGTTAAAGGCATGGCTCTTTACGTTGCCGAAGAATATGGTGTAAAAATCACCGTGGATATTGATAGCAAAAGTCAGGCTGCCCCGCCCACCCCGGTGGATTCCGAGATCGTGGAAAAAGTTGTTTTCGCGGTTAAGGAAGTTTACGACGTAGACGCAAGACCCGGCGGAATCGGCGGCGGAACTGTTGCCGCACATCTGCGCGAACGCGGATACCAGACCGTAGTCTGGTCCACCCTGCTGCATCAGGCCCACCAGCCCAATGAAAAAGGGTCCATCAGCAATACGCTCAATGATGCAAAAGTAATGGCGCTTCTGCCATTTTAA
- a CDS encoding GatB/YqeY domain-containing protein gives MSLIEQIDKDYITAYKAKDDVKKTVLRHLKTAIKNRIVDLKGETLSDDDVLDLVAKQIKQRKDSIEQYTTAGRPELAEIEAVEIEALAGYMPEQLSEEETAAAIDKAIADLGASSMKDMGKVMKAITEAYKGQVDGKVVSTLVRARLS, from the coding sequence ATGAGTCTCATTGAGCAGATTGATAAAGACTACATCACGGCCTACAAGGCCAAGGATGATGTGAAGAAGACAGTTTTGAGGCATCTCAAGACTGCCATCAAGAATCGCATTGTTGATTTGAAAGGGGAGACCCTTTCCGATGACGACGTACTTGATCTTGTTGCAAAACAGATCAAGCAGCGCAAGGATTCCATTGAGCAGTATACCACTGCCGGACGTCCTGAGCTGGCCGAAATTGAGGCCGTTGAAATCGAAGCCCTAGCCGGTTACATGCCGGAGCAGCTTTCCGAAGAGGAAACTGCTGCTGCTATCGACAAAGCAATTGCCGATCTCGGTGCATCGTCCATGAAGGATATGGGTAAGGTGATGAAAGCCATCACTGAAGCTTATAAAGGACAGGTTGACGGCAAGGTCGTAAGCACTCTTGTTCGTGCCCGTCTCTCCTGA
- a CDS encoding adenine phosphoribosyltransferase produces MNLRDYIRDIPDFPKEGIVYFDITPLLAAPKAFQYTIDQLAERFADYKIDKIAAAEARGFIFGAPLATKLDIGFVPIRKPGKLPYETISVSYDLEYGTDNLSMHVDAVAKDENVLLIDDVLATGGTAEGMVKLVEKAGGNVSAMGFIAELGFLNGKSKLSGIETTSLIQL; encoded by the coding sequence ATGAATCTGAGGGATTACATCCGCGATATACCCGATTTCCCCAAAGAAGGTATCGTATACTTTGACATCACCCCGCTTCTGGCTGCCCCCAAAGCATTTCAATATACTATTGATCAGCTGGCTGAACGCTTTGCTGATTACAAAATAGACAAGATCGCAGCAGCTGAAGCACGCGGCTTCATTTTCGGAGCACCGCTGGCCACCAAGCTTGACATCGGCTTCGTGCCCATCCGCAAGCCCGGCAAGCTGCCCTACGAAACCATTTCCGTAAGCTACGACCTTGAATACGGCACCGACAATCTGAGCATGCACGTGGATGCAGTTGCCAAGGACGAAAATGTTCTGCTCATCGACGATGTTCTTGCCACTGGCGGAACAGCAGAAGGGATGGTCAAACTGGTTGAAAAAGCAGGCGGAAACGTTTCCGCAATGGGCTTCATCGCCGAGCTTGGTTTTCTTAACGGAAAAAGCAAGCTGAGCGGAATCGAAACTACCAGCCTCATCCAGCTTTAA
- a CDS encoding HU family DNA-binding protein — protein sequence MTKAELVVKIAEKAGMTKADAERCLNYFLDTVEETLVNEGKLTLTGFGTFQVDERKERVGRNPRTGEEIKIPACKVVKFRPGKLLKDAVK from the coding sequence ATGACTAAGGCTGAACTCGTTGTTAAGATTGCTGAAAAAGCAGGAATGACCAAAGCTGATGCAGAACGTTGCCTGAATTACTTTCTGGATACAGTAGAAGAAACCCTCGTTAACGAAGGAAAACTGACCCTTACAGGTTTCGGTACTTTCCAGGTTGACGAAAGAAAAGAGCGCGTAGGTCGTAACCCCCGCACTGGCGAAGAAATTAAGATTCCCGCTTGCAAGGTTGTGAAATTCCGCCCCGGTAAGCTTCTGAAAGACGCAGTAAAGTAA
- a CDS encoding 30S ribosomal protein S21 codes for MPGVYLEDSDNFEIALRRFKKQVEKAGVLSELKKRQHYEKPSVQRKKKKAAARKRLIKKMRKMSMG; via the coding sequence TTGCCCGGTGTATACCTCGAAGATTCTGACAATTTTGAAATAGCACTTCGCCGCTTTAAGAAGCAGGTTGAAAAAGCTGGAGTTCTTTCCGAACTCAAAAAACGTCAGCACTATGAAAAGCCCAGCGTACAGCGCAAGAAGAAAAAAGCTGCTGCTCGCAAAAGGCTCATCAAAAAAATGCGCAAAATGTCAATGGGTTAG
- a CDS encoding amidohydrolase, which yields MQPSKCDLIIKGSYILTQNEERDLIKDGAIAVSGKMISAVGKCSEIEQNWIADETVDCGKSVVLPGLINSHTHVPMTLMRGVADDLPLLDWLHNYMFPIESGLTKDLVELGARLGCAEMLASGTTAFLDGYMYEDVVGKAVDEIGLKAVLGEGFFKFPSPFFETAQNAWDTIEALHNKFAGHERIKTSVTPHAIFTTDPDQLAESMKLAERLDLLWQIHAAESVPETKLTLETFGKRPIEILKDYGLLRERTRLHHCVDVTDEEIEWIKDAGTMIAHNPQSNLKLGSGICPLTKFLDAGVNAGLGTDGAASNNNLDMFDEMRTAAMLQKGFLQDPEAMPAQTVLDMATLSGADFLGFMDTGTIKSSQKADIVAIDMDKMHLKPVYNPLSHVIYSAGGQDVCLTVCDGKVLYRDGDFFTVDVETISREAEKAVEWALKRI from the coding sequence ATGCAGCCGAGTAAATGCGATTTAATCATTAAGGGCTCTTACATTCTTACCCAGAATGAGGAGCGTGATCTAATTAAAGATGGAGCAATTGCCGTCAGCGGGAAAATGATTTCTGCTGTTGGTAAATGTTCTGAGATTGAGCAAAACTGGATTGCTGATGAAACCGTAGATTGCGGTAAATCCGTCGTCCTGCCCGGCTTAATCAATTCGCATACCCACGTGCCCATGACTCTTATGCGCGGTGTGGCGGATGATCTGCCCCTATTGGACTGGCTGCATAATTATATGTTTCCCATTGAATCCGGGCTGACTAAAGATCTGGTGGAACTGGGAGCAAGGCTCGGCTGTGCGGAGATGCTCGCCAGCGGAACCACTGCATTTCTTGACGGTTATATGTATGAAGATGTGGTCGGCAAAGCGGTTGATGAAATCGGCTTAAAAGCAGTGCTCGGGGAAGGTTTTTTTAAATTTCCATCACCGTTTTTCGAAACCGCGCAAAATGCGTGGGATACAATTGAAGCGTTGCATAACAAATTCGCAGGGCACGAGCGGATAAAAACTTCTGTTACACCCCATGCAATTTTCACTACCGACCCGGATCAGTTAGCCGAAAGTATGAAACTTGCTGAACGGCTGGATCTGCTCTGGCAGATTCATGCGGCCGAATCCGTGCCTGAAACGAAACTCACTCTCGAAACTTTCGGAAAACGCCCTATTGAGATTCTGAAGGACTATGGGTTATTGCGCGAGCGCACCCGTTTGCATCACTGTGTAGACGTGACTGACGAAGAGATAGAATGGATAAAGGATGCCGGCACCATGATCGCCCATAATCCTCAATCTAATCTGAAGCTAGGGTCAGGCATCTGCCCGCTCACCAAGTTCCTTGATGCCGGAGTTAACGCCGGTTTGGGCACAGACGGAGCAGCCAGCAATAACAACTTGGACATGTTTGACGAGATGCGTACCGCTGCCATGCTCCAGAAAGGTTTTCTGCAAGACCCGGAAGCCATGCCCGCACAGACAGTTCTCGATATGGCGACCCTGTCCGGGGCAGATTTTCTGGGATTTATGGACACCGGAACAATTAAATCAAGCCAGAAAGCAGACATCGTCGCTATAGATATGGACAAGATGCACCTTAAGCCTGTATACAACCCCCTCTCGCACGTAATTTACTCCGCCGGGGGACAAGATGTCTGCCTGACGGTCTGCGATGGGAAGGTCCTTTATCGTGATGGAGATTTTTTCACTGTTGATGTTGAAACTATTTCCCGGGAAGCGGAAAAGGCCGTAGAATGGGCCTTAAAACGGATCTGA
- a CDS encoding endonuclease MutS2, with protein MEPRSLLLLEFPKVLNVLSGHSVSASGAEACRALSPMDDADSINSTARFFRQGQNFVKESGFRLGTFPPLEGLFQYLVKPSNVLDVDALYALVQTIGQARTLKEALEIAEKREWDTIVAFIEGVSWPEKTFSGLKRCLDQDGNIKDESSPELYDIRQSIRSLHQRCSKKVRDFIHGEDISRFLQDDFMTITNDRYVLPLKTNFKGRLQGIVHDYSNTGETCYFEPMFLVELNNTMQELKQQERTEELKILTYLTGLVRSEYDQCEAAYGFLVEYDVLQAKINFAEAVKGVAVDVGSDSGFDLRGARHPLLAAADGGVHPLDIELPIDQKVLIVSGGNAGGKTVCLKTVGLLSAMAFSGIPVPVEKGSVLPLFKEIFVIMGDEQSLEENVSTFSAQIQSISRIWEAMDSSTLFILDEFGSGTDPAQGAALAQAVVDGLLENGVTCFAATHFPALKTYALVTEGVRAASVLFDPSTKKPLFSIAYDQVGASIALDVAREHGFPESLLAKAEQYLLMEGSDSGSVMNRLNELAVSRERELEEMDRIKTKLEAKRAKLEEKFERERLTVLADVKKQAQSVLKEWQDGKLGRKQALKKLSEARGIIGGDEKPKADVKPFSFDDIMVGKQILNISWNRKGVVLEKDERKKRVKVDMDGVAMWIPADQLGPVGKKAVQEKVRQVVEKTAGKADKKAPKGEMTLKVDLRGKRADVAISELDRFFDQALLRGATEIEIVHGRGTGALRREVHIFLDGNPAVAGYSLAPEDRGGDGMTEVELV; from the coding sequence ATGGAGCCAAGATCTCTCCTCCTACTTGAATTTCCGAAAGTCCTTAATGTCCTTTCCGGCCATAGTGTTTCCGCGTCCGGTGCAGAGGCTTGTCGCGCCCTGTCTCCCATGGATGATGCTGATTCCATTAATTCCACAGCAAGATTTTTTAGGCAGGGTCAGAATTTCGTAAAAGAATCGGGATTCCGCCTTGGAACATTTCCACCGCTTGAAGGACTTTTCCAGTATCTGGTCAAGCCCAGTAATGTACTTGATGTAGATGCTCTTTACGCTTTGGTTCAGACTATCGGGCAGGCCCGGACTCTCAAGGAAGCACTTGAAATAGCGGAGAAGAGAGAGTGGGATACAATCGTTGCATTTATCGAAGGTGTGAGCTGGCCTGAGAAAACCTTTTCCGGCCTTAAGCGTTGCCTTGATCAGGATGGCAACATCAAGGATGAAAGTTCCCCGGAACTTTATGATATCCGTCAGTCCATTCGCTCTTTGCACCAGCGTTGCTCCAAGAAGGTTCGTGATTTCATCCACGGTGAAGATATTTCCCGTTTTTTGCAGGATGACTTCATGACCATCACCAACGACCGCTACGTATTGCCGCTGAAAACAAATTTTAAGGGTCGGTTGCAGGGGATCGTTCACGATTATTCCAATACCGGTGAGACCTGTTATTTCGAGCCCATGTTCCTCGTGGAGCTGAATAACACCATGCAGGAGCTCAAGCAGCAGGAAAGAACAGAAGAACTGAAAATTCTGACCTATCTGACCGGGCTTGTGCGTTCTGAGTATGATCAGTGTGAAGCTGCCTATGGTTTTCTCGTTGAATATGATGTGTTGCAGGCCAAAATAAATTTTGCTGAAGCTGTAAAGGGAGTCGCTGTGGATGTTGGGTCCGATTCTGGATTCGATCTCCGGGGCGCGCGCCATCCCTTGCTTGCAGCGGCCGATGGCGGAGTCCATCCGCTTGATATTGAACTGCCCATTGATCAGAAAGTTCTCATTGTCAGTGGTGGTAACGCCGGTGGTAAGACTGTCTGCCTGAAGACTGTCGGTTTGCTCTCCGCCATGGCTTTCAGCGGGATTCCCGTTCCGGTGGAAAAGGGTTCCGTGCTGCCGCTGTTTAAAGAAATTTTCGTCATCATGGGGGATGAGCAGTCACTTGAGGAGAATGTAAGTACTTTTTCCGCCCAGATTCAGTCCATCAGTCGTATCTGGGAGGCCATGGATTCCTCAACGCTGTTTATTCTTGATGAATTCGGTTCCGGTACTGATCCGGCACAGGGTGCTGCTCTCGCGCAGGCTGTTGTGGATGGATTGCTTGAAAACGGGGTGACCTGTTTTGCTGCGACCCACTTTCCGGCACTCAAAACTTACGCACTTGTGACTGAAGGCGTACGCGCTGCCAGCGTGCTTTTTGATCCCTCTACCAAGAAACCTCTTTTTTCCATTGCCTACGATCAGGTAGGGGCTTCCATCGCTCTTGACGTTGCCCGTGAGCACGGTTTTCCTGAATCTCTGCTGGCTAAGGCTGAGCAGTATCTGCTCATGGAAGGTTCTGATTCCGGTTCGGTCATGAACAGGCTTAATGAACTTGCGGTCAGCCGTGAAAGAGAGCTTGAAGAAATGGACCGTATCAAGACCAAACTTGAAGCCAAACGTGCCAAGCTGGAAGAAAAATTCGAACGTGAGCGGCTCACTGTGCTTGCTGATGTTAAAAAGCAGGCTCAGAGCGTTCTCAAGGAATGGCAGGACGGCAAGCTCGGGCGTAAGCAGGCCCTGAAAAAACTTTCCGAAGCGCGTGGCATAATCGGTGGTGATGAAAAGCCAAAAGCCGATGTGAAGCCGTTTTCTTTTGATGACATCATGGTCGGTAAGCAAATCCTGAATATCAGCTGGAACCGCAAAGGCGTGGTTCTTGAAAAGGACGAACGCAAGAAGCGGGTCAAGGTTGATATGGACGGTGTGGCCATGTGGATTCCTGCTGATCAGCTCGGCCCTGTGGGTAAAAAGGCAGTTCAGGAGAAGGTTCGTCAGGTTGTTGAAAAGACTGCTGGGAAAGCCGATAAAAAAGCTCCCAAGGGTGAAATGACCCTCAAGGTTGATCTGCGCGGAAAGCGGGCAGATGTGGCAATTAGCGAACTGGACCGTTTCTTTGATCAGGCATTGCTGCGCGGAGCTACTGAGATTGAGATTGTCCATGGTCGCGGTACCGGGGCTTTGCGTCGTGAGGTTCATATTTTTCTTGATGGCAATCCGGCTGTTGCCGGGTACAGCCTTGCTCCGGAAGACCGGGGCGGCGACGGTATGACCGAGGTTGAATTAGTATAG